A genome region from Hevea brasiliensis isolate MT/VB/25A 57/8 chromosome 9, ASM3005281v1, whole genome shotgun sequence includes the following:
- the LOC110668463 gene encoding pentatricopeptide repeat-containing protein At1g59720, chloroplastic/mitochondrial, which yields MVLANTPSPPPQILSKPNNLFNQHTHLLCCLNQCRDMLQLKQIHAQALRSTLPNHPDTLFLYSRILHFSAINDLHYAYRVFNGIHNPNSFMWNTLIRSCAQSSDSKEQAFLLYKRMLEQATVLPDKHTFPFVLKACAYLFALYEGKQAHAQMFKLGFQSDVYVNNSLIHFYASCGCLESAQNVFDKMPGKSVVSWNAMIDALVQFGEFEIALKQFVQLQNYFDPDEYTIQSVLNACAGLCALSLGMWAHAYLLRKFDDNVAMDVLVNNCLVDMYCKCGALDIALQVFERMDRRDLTSWNSMILGFAMHGKAELALEYFDLMVRTWKFIPNSISFVAVLSACNHRCMVNEGRKYFEMMVSKYEIEPQLEHYGCLVDILARAGLIDEALDLVSSMPMKPDAVIWRSILDSCCKKNASVELSEEMARQVIESKGGDCSAVYVLLSRVYASASRWNEVGLLRKLMTDRGVTKEPGCSLIEIDGVTHEFFAGDTSHPRTKDIYQFLDVIEERLESVGCTPDYSQAPMVDDLNDGKQKNLRVHSERLAIALGLLSLKPGMPIRIFKNLQVCSDCHKVTKLISKIFHVEIIMRDRVRFHHFKDGFCSCMDYW from the coding sequence ATGGTTCTGGCAAATACTCCAAGCCCACCACCTCAAATCCTCTCCAAGCCCAACAACTTGTTCAACCAACACACCCATCTTCTTTGCTGCTTGAATCAATGCAGGGACATGTTACAGCTCAAGCAAATTCACGCTCAAGCTCTCCGTTCCACATTGCCTAACCATCCAGACACCCTCTTTCTTTATAGTCGAATTCTCCATTTCTCCGCTATCAATGACCTTCACTATGCCTATCGAGTATTCAATGGAATTCACAACCCCAATTCATTTATGTGGAACACTCTCATCAGATCCTGTGCGCAGAGCTCTGATAGTAAAGAGCAAGCTTTTTTACTGTATAAAAGAATGCTAGAGCAAGCAACTGTCTTGCCTGATAAGCATACGTTCCCATTCGTTTTGAAGGCTTGCGCTTACCTGTTTGCTTTGTATGAAGGGAAACAAGCACATGCGCAGATGTTTAAACTTGGGTTCCAATCCGATGTTTACGTAAATAACAGTTTGATTCATTTCTATGCTTCTTGTGGTTGCTTGGAGTCAGCACAGAATGTGTTTGACAAAATGCCAGGGAAGAGTGTGGTTTCCTGGAACGCTATGATTGATGCGCTTGTTCAGTTTGGTGAGTTCGAAATTGCGTTGAAACAGTTTGTTCAATTGCAGAATTATTTTGACCCTGATGAATATACAATACAGAGCGTTTTAAATGCTTGTGCTGGGTTGTGTGCACTGTCGTTGGGGATGTGGGCTCATGCTTATTTGTTGAGAAAGTTTGATGATAATGTAGCTATGGATGTTTTGGTTAACAATTGTTTGGTGGACATGTACTGCAAATGTGGTGCGTTAGATATtgctttacaggtatttgaaaggatggataggcgTGACTTAACTTCATGGAATTCTATGATCCTTGGATTTGCGATGCATGGGAAGGCTGAGTTAGCATTGGAATATTTTGATCTTATGGTTAGGACATGGAAGTTTATACCTAATTCTATCAGCTTCGTTGCTGTTTTGAGTGCTTGTAATCATAGGTGTATGGTCAATGAGGGTcgaaagtattttgagatgatggtTTCTAAGTATGAGATTGAACCTCAGCTGGAGCACTACGGGTGCCTAGTTGATATTCTGGCTCGTGCTGGTTTGATTGATGAAGCTTTGGATTTGGTGTCAAGCATGCCCATGAAACCTGATGCTGTTATATGGAGAAGTATTCTTGATTCTTGTTGCAAGAAAAATGCAAGTGTTGAGCTAAGCGAAGAAATGGCTAGGCAGGTCATTGAGTCAAAAGGCGGTGATTGCAGTGCTGTCTACGTTCTCCTATCCAGAGTTTATGCATCGGCTAGCCGATGGAATGAAGTTGGCTTGCTCAGAAAATTGATGACTGATAGAGGTGTAACAAAAGAACCTGGCTGTAGTTTGATAGAGATAGATGGTGTTACTCATGAATTTTTTGCCGGAGATACATCTCATCCTCGAACTAAAGATATTTATCAGTTCTTGGATGTGATTGAAGAAAGATTAGAGTCGGTAGGTTGTACGCCTGACTATTCACAAGCACCTATGGTTGATGACTTGAATGATGGTAAGCAAAAGAATCTTAGGGTGCACAGTGAGAGACTTGCTATTGCTCTGgggcttttaagcttgaaaccaGGAATGCCAATCCGAATTTTCAAGAATCTTCAGGTTTGCAGTGACTGCCACAAGGTAACCAAGCTAATCTCTAAAATCTTCCATGTGGAAATTATTATGAGAGATCGTGTTAGATTCCATCACTTCAAAGACGGCTTCTGTTCATGTATGGATTATTGGTGA